The Pyramidobacter piscolens W5455 genome includes the window AATTTCATAGCGACTTTTGCGGAAAGAGGCGTTAGGGTAGAATGAAATGAGGAAAGACGGGAAAGGGGGGCTTGTTATGTATCAGCCGAAACTGGAAAAGGACATCCGCTGCCCGCTGGAATACGGTCTGGAAATTTTCGGAGGCAAATGGAAGTCGCGAATTATCTGCGTGCTGGCCGAAAAAAGACGGCTGCGTTACAGCGAGCTGCGCGGCGAGATGATAAACATCACCGACGCCGTGCTCTCCTCGATGCTGAAAGAGCTGCTGCGCGACGGGATCCTGCGCCGCCGTTCCTACGACGAGATCCCTCCGCGCGTGGAATATTCGCTGACGGAGAGGGGAAAATCGGTGGTTCCCATTCTGCAAGACATCTGCCGCTGGTCGGGAGCGTTTCATCGCGAGAG containing:
- a CDS encoding winged helix-turn-helix transcriptional regulator → MYQPKLEKDIRCPLEYGLEIFGGKWKSRIICVLAEKRRLRYSELRGEMINITDAVLSSMLKELLRDGILRRRSYDEIPPRVEYSLTERGKSVVPILQDICRWSGAFHRESGERFLPQCRKCDYGAGKRGSSV